Proteins co-encoded in one Euleptes europaea isolate rEulEur1 chromosome 1, rEulEur1.hap1, whole genome shotgun sequence genomic window:
- the LOC130492485 gene encoding E3 ubiquitin-protein ligase TRIM7-like, which produces MAAGSPVKELCEEATCSICLDYFRDPVILTECGHNFCRACLAQSWGESGAEASCPQCRGRAQEGNLRPNQQLANFVEIIQKLSPLEWKGAEVKGGEGKEGICEKHQEPLKFFCKDEEAPLCVVCGRSKEHKDHEVIPLEEASQENKIIAATRKERVCKKHQKPLKLFCKDDEDPICVVCDGSKEHKHHEILPLEEASQEYKDQFHSCLESLRKERENFLAYKADAVKKSQDLLKQTKGERQKTVTKFRQLHTFLEEQEKLLLAQMEEVEKEVVRKRDQHLAELSEVLSSLENLIWEMEEKCQQPASELLQDVRSTLQRYEEKETFENPLTFPRALKWRIWDFGDLNLLLEVVMKQFKDTLESGVHLQKAKNVTLDLGTANRKIVLSQDWKSIRWEDKVQDLPDSPERFDKYGAVLGREGFTAGRHFWEVLVGSEEEWAVGVARKSVRRKGEVIFSPEEGIWAVGKWGGYYRIARKPNYCPLSLIGELQRIRVCLNCEGGQVAFLDADTATPLCTFSETSFSEEALLPLFWVRLKGRLELSS; this is translated from the exons atggctgcCGGGAGCCCAGTGAAAGAGCTATGTGAGGAAGCCACTTGCTCCATCTGCCTGGACTATTTCAGGGATCCAGTGATCCTCACAGAGTGTGGCCACAATTTCTGCCGAGCCTGTTTGGCCCAGAGCTGGGGGGAGTCAGGGGCAGAGGCTTCCTGCCCTCAATGCAGAGGAAGAGCTCAGGAAGGGAACCTCCGGCCGAACCAGCAGCTGGCCAACTTTGTGGAAATAATCCAGAAACTCAGTCCTTTggaatggaagggggcagaagtgaagggaggagaaggaaaagaaggaatctGCGAGAAGCACCAGGAGCCCCTGAAGTTTTTCTGCAAGGACGAGGAAGCCCCCCTCTGCGTGGTCTGCGGCAGATCCAAGGAGCACAAAGATCACGAGGTGATTCCTCTGGAGGAGGCTTCCCAGGAAAATAAG atAATTGCAGCAACTAGAAAGGAGAGAGTTTGCAAGAAGCACCAGAAGCcgctgaagctcttctgcaaggaCGATGAAGACCCCATCTGTGTGGTCTGTGACGGATCCAAGGAGCACAAACATCATGAAATACTTCCTCTTGAGGAGGCTTCCCAAGAGTACAAG gatcaGTTCCATAGCTGTTTGGAGAGTctgaggaaggagagagaaaatttTTTGGCATATAAAGCAGACGCAGTGAAGAAAAGCCAAGACCTGCTT AAGCAAACCAAAGGAGAGCGGCAGAAGACAGTGACTAAGTTCAGGCAACTGCACACGTTTTTGGAGGAACAAGAGAAACTTCTGCTGGCccagatggaagaggtggagaaggaggtAGTGCGAAAAAGGGACCAGCACTTGGCCGAACTCTCTGAGGTGCTCTCCTCTCTGGAAAACCTCATCTGGGAGATGGAGGAGAAGTGTCAGCAGCCAGCCAGTGAGCTCCTGCAG GATGTCAGAAGCACCTTGCAGAG GTATGAAGAAAAGGAGACGTTTGAGAATCCACTGACATTTCCTCGTGCGCTTAAATGGAGGATATGGGACTTTGGTGATTTAAATCTACTTTTAGAGGTTGTCATGAAGCAATTCAAag ACACACTGGAATCTGGAGTTCATCTGCAGAAAG CCA aaaACGTGACTCTGGATTTGGGCACAGCCAATCGCAAAATCGTCCTGTCCCAGGATTGGAAAAGCATCAGATGGGAAGACAAAGTTCAAGACCTTCCTGACAGTCCTGAACGATTTGACAAATACGGCGCCGTGCTGGGCCGCGAGGGATTCACAGCAGGCcgccatttctgggaagtccttgtgggGAGCGAGGAAGAATGGGCTGTGGGGGTGGCCAGAAAgtctgtgaggaggaagggagaggtcATCTTCAGCCCCGAGGAAGGGATCTgggctgtggggaagtgggggggctaCTACAGGATAGCCCGCAAGCCCAATTATTGTCCACTCTCCCTGATTGGGGAACTCCAGAGGATCCGAGTGTGTCTGAACTGTGAGGGGGGGCAGGTGGCCTTTCTTGATGCCGACACAGCAACCCCTCTCTGCACTTTCTCGGAAACTTCCTTCTCCGAAGAGGCCCTCCTTCCCTTATTTTGGGTGCGCCTCAAAGGCCGCCTCGAACTCTCTTCTTGa